Part of the Candidatus Chlorohelix allophototropha genome, TCTGGAAAGACTCAATAAGTGATCCTAGTTTACTAGAGAATTACCGCAAGATGATAACTGAAGCGCTTGGCTCCAACCCCACTCCGGTTTACCAAGATGAGCGTATGGAAGCTTATAGAGTGCCAGAATCTCAACCTTTAGCTGAAAAACTGGTTTTGGATATTGGTAGTGGCTGGTATGATAGAGAAATTGACAAAAATGGGTCGTTTCGGTGGTCTGATCCCACTTCAGAAGTGCCGTCAGAATTATATGTAAACAATCTGACACCGGATTCGGTAAGAGTCAAGTTAAACGCTAAGTTGTTTAATTCTGTACCGGCTGGGAAAAAGCAAGCGCGCACCATAAATGTGTCTATAAATGGTTATTTGGCGGCTACTTATCAGTTTGGCGAATACGGTGAAGCGAAAGATATTGAGGTGGATTTGACACTTCCAACTGGCTTTAATGTCATCACGCTGTCCAGCCCAGAACCATCGCTCAAACAAAATGATACAACATTAGATAATAGGAATTTTACATTCGGCGCGAGTAACGTGAAAATCAATATAGTCAATAATTGATACTTTTTATCTGAGAGAAATAATAGTCCAGCTTTTCCCGATTTATAAGGTCGGCAGAACTGGCTTTGATGGTACAGGTGTATCTGGCAGCAATTTGCCCCCGCAAGATGCTATCTTCGAGGCTATAGCCTTCCAAACAATAACTACTTAGGAAGCCCACCGCCAGAGCATCCCCTGCCCCGTTGGTATCCACCACCGCTTCTGCTATCTCCACCGGAGGAAAGAAACGAATCCCTTCGCGGCTACCCAACCCACAGCCCCTTTTACCCATCCCAACTACAATAGTTTGGCTCGGATTCCGGCGCAGCAATTCCTGTATCAAGGGAGTAGGCTCGCTAAAATTAACCCCGGAGAAAAAGAGGAAATCGGCGGCTTCAATAAAGTCACGCCGATAGGGGTCATCGAGTGTAACCATATCCTGAATATCGCAAGATATTTTCAGCCCGGCTTCTCGCGCAAGCGGCAATAGGTAACGCGCCCAGTTTTCGATATTGAAATGCGCCAGACGACCACGCCCGAACAACGCTTGAACCGACGTATTGTCAGCTCTGAGATTCATTGCCCCTTTAGCGTCATAAAAGTTCTTGCGAGTGCCATCACGATTCATGAAATTAATGCTACGGCGTGTACCTTGTGGGTCTATAAAAAGTAGCGATTCGATGCCATCCGCAGCCAATTCTGACGCGACAAATTTCCCGTTAAAATCATCACCGATGTAGCCGACAAAAGCGGTTGGATAGCCCAAACGGGCAAACCCACGGCTAGAATAGCCGCCCGCTTGCCCCACATAATCAAGGTTCTGAGAAAAATTCGCCTCAACGCTAAAATCAATATCCTGACCGTACAGGTAGATATTGGTATCCACCCCTATTGCGCTGATAATTACCACATCTAAAGGATTTGAACTCATTGGCATATACCTGTGAAATCAATCCGTTTTGCTATCCGGTTTTTCAGGCTTCTTTCCACCTTCGATTATGGTTATACCTCTTTCTTCGGCGCGGGAACGGGCGCTACGATCGTTTTTTTTTGAATCGTTGCCCTTAACCTTATCCTCGCTTACCGTGCGTCGCGGCGGGCTTTCCGGTGCGGGCGCTACTTGGGCGATGGTCGGGAAGAAATTAAAGTTTTCCACCGGGCTTATAAGCCTGAGACGCAAGGCGCGTTTATAAAACTCTTGTAACCCATTCAGAAACGCGGCATTATATTCGTATTTTTGCGAGCTGTAATGCTTCGTTAAGCCTTCGGCGGGCAATCCGGTGCGTTTTTCCTCAATCTCAACCACTGTAGAAAGAAACTCACGGGACTTTTGCAGGGAGGAACGCAGAAATTGGGTTAATTGCCTGACCT contains:
- a CDS encoding carbohydrate kinase family protein, translated to MSSNPLDVVIISAIGVDTNIYLYGQDIDFSVEANFSQNLDYVGQAGGYSSRGFARLGYPTAFVGYIGDDFNGKFVASELAADGIESLLFIDPQGTRRSINFMNRDGTRKNFYDAKGAMNLRADNTSVQALFGRGRLAHFNIENWARYLLPLAREAGLKISCDIQDMVTLDDPYRRDFIEAADFLFFSGVNFSEPTPLIQELLRRNPSQTIVVGMGKRGCGLGSREGIRFFPPVEIAEAVVDTNGAGDALAVGFLSSYCLEGYSLEDSILRGQIAARYTCTIKASSADLINREKLDYYFSQIKSINY